The Priestia megaterium NBRC 15308 = ATCC 14581 region AAGGCGAAGGCTCCTGCGGGAAAAGCGGAAGGGATGAGACCCCGCATATTAATTTTATATATAAATATTTATACAATTGATTTTAATAAAAATGCATAGTAAAATAAGCTTTATTACTATTCTATTAAAGCGTTTAGTATAACTGAATTTCCTAATATTGTTTAATAAGTAACTATATTTCGGAATAAGATTAATTGATTTGTATAATTTCAAGGAGGATGTAGTATGTCAAAAGATTGGAGTCACTTATTTGAAAGAATGCCTGAATTGCTAGCACCGACGATGGCTAAAGACCATCCGAATTTGCCCGTTGTGAAAGAAGAAGGATGCTATTATTATGGATTGGATGGTAAAGAATATCTCGATTTTACTTCTGGAATCGCTACGACAAATGTAGGACACAGACATCCGAAAGTAGTAAAAGCAATCAAAGACGGAGCAGATCAATTATTGCACGGTCCTTCAGGTGTTATTATGTACGAATCGATATTAAAGTTAGCGGATGAGTTAGGAAAAGTAACGCCGGGCAATTTAGACTGCTTTTTCTTTGGAAATAGTGGCACCGAAGCAATTGAAGGAGCCTTGAAATTAGCGAGACATGTCACAAAGCGTCCGTATGTTATTTCTTTTTTAGGATGTTTTCATGGCCGCTCGATGGGAGCTTTAAGTGTTACAACCTCGAAAAGCAAATATAGACAATTTCAGCAGCCTTCGGGACTGACGTATCAAATTCCATATGCCAATCCAAAAGAGTGCCCTGCGGAGCTAGACAGCGATGTGTACTTTCCTGAAAAGCTTGAAAAAGATTTTGAAATACTCTTTAAGCACCAAGTCACGCCTGAAGAAGTGGCGGCCGTTATTTTGGAACCAGTATTAGGAGAAGGCGGCTATATTATTCCTCCGAAAAGTTGGATGAAGAAATTAAGAGAGATTTGTGATCGTCATGGAATATTACTTATTTTCGATGAAGTCCAAACAGGGTTTGGCCGTACCGGCGAATGGTTTGCTGGACAAACGTTTGATGTCGTGCCAGATATTATGGCTATAGCAAAAGGAATTGCTTCTGGAATTCCGCTTAGTGCAACGGTAGCTTCTCAAGAATTAATGAAGCAGTGGCCCCTTGGCACACATAGTACAACATTTGGAGGAAATCCTATTGGATGTTCAGCAGCCCTTGCAACTCTTGAAGTGATGAAAGAAGAACAACTGCTTGATAACACAAGAAAAATGGGCGCTTATGCGTTAGAAAAGCTGCATCTTTTAAAGGCCAAACATTCAGTTATTGGGGATATCCGTGGTTTAGGGCTTATGATTGGAATTGAAATTGTTAATCCGGATACGGGAGAAGGAGATGGAGACGCCTTATTTGAGATTCTGGACTTAGCTTTAGAAAAAGGCGTGTTATTTTATTTTTGCGGAAATGCAAGTGAAGTTATTCGTATGGTACCTCCGCTTACTGTAACAAAAGAACAGATAGATGCCGGCATTCGTATGCTAGATGAGGCTATTACTTCTTTTGAGAAAAAGTCAGCTGTAAAAGCGTGATAAAAAAATATAAAAAATTTATATATTTGTAACCTAGTTGTCATAGTAATGGTAGCGATATCATAGTTTTAGAGGGAAAACAATTTTCTGAAAAGTAGTTGACATCTGTTTGTGCAGCATGTAACATAATATTTATCTTATCAACAATTATCAACAAAATTCGACAAACTTCTTATCAAGAGAGGTGGAGGGATAGGCCCTTTGAAACCTCGGCAACGGACTTTATAGAACCGTGCTAACTCCCACAAGCAGTGCTTGAAAGATAAGAAGAGACCAGGCTTACTAACAATTGTGATCCCAACCTCTTCTTACAGGCACTTAGACACTGTAAGTGGAGGTTTTAATTTTATGACAAGAAGATGACATTTAGATAAAAAACAGCAGGTGAAATTACCTGCTGTTTTTATATGCTGTAAAATGATAAATAACCTACCAGAATTCCTAGTGAAAGTACTCCAATTGTAATACCAACAATCCACCACATCATTTTTTTCATTATTTATTCCTCTTTATCAATTAACTATAGCTGTTGATCCGCCTGAAGCGCCGGAAGCTGTACCGTAAGCAGTTTGTCTTTTAATTCCGGCATTTTTAGCTGCAATTTTCCACTGCCAGTCAATTTGCCCGTAGGC contains the following coding sequences:
- a CDS encoding aspartate aminotransferase family protein; the encoded protein is MSKDWSHLFERMPELLAPTMAKDHPNLPVVKEEGCYYYGLDGKEYLDFTSGIATTNVGHRHPKVVKAIKDGADQLLHGPSGVIMYESILKLADELGKVTPGNLDCFFFGNSGTEAIEGALKLARHVTKRPYVISFLGCFHGRSMGALSVTTSKSKYRQFQQPSGLTYQIPYANPKECPAELDSDVYFPEKLEKDFEILFKHQVTPEEVAAVILEPVLGEGGYIIPPKSWMKKLREICDRHGILLIFDEVQTGFGRTGEWFAGQTFDVVPDIMAIAKGIASGIPLSATVASQELMKQWPLGTHSTTFGGNPIGCSAALATLEVMKEEQLLDNTRKMGAYALEKLHLLKAKHSVIGDIRGLGLMIGIEIVNPDTGEGDGDALFEILDLALEKGVLFYFCGNASEVIRMVPPLTVTKEQIDAGIRMLDEAITSFEKKSAVKA